Genomic window (Temnothorax longispinosus isolate EJ_2023e chromosome 3, Tlon_JGU_v1, whole genome shotgun sequence):
aaaataaataatattaatgtttgttCTGTTgtcgatataatatttatttgttttatgtaataatatattttttctgattttttgaaaattttctgagAAGATTACTATTTAAGAATTGTCAATATGGATAATATGTTTAATCTATCCTTTTTACGGAGTACAGACGGACTCCCGCTCCGTTTACAAGAATTGtcaatataatatgttttagtatggttgtttttaattatctgaTAAACATATTCGTTTAATAGGCACTCGATGGGAAAGAtctttatattgaatttagtGGGAATTTAGTGCCAGTAACGAAGTCCGGTATGCAGTTGAAGTTCACGTTCAGGGCTTTCCGGCAGAATCGATTGTCATTCCATGTTAAAGTGAAAGATCCGTTAGTGGATCCAGTAGCGAGGATGTTGTTTATGCGGGAACCAAAAGTTGCTAAAGGAGAACCACCTCAGCAGCCTGTTTGTGTGTTAAATATTGTCCTTCCCGAAACAATTGTTAAACATGACATACAAAAGAGATTAAAAGGTACgtccattaaaaattataatacaaaaatatatataatgtatatatacatgtatatagaaAGCTGAAAAattcctttattattttctccaaacatataaactaaattataaataacaattataatttgtaatataattgttttaataaagaaagagttattttattttgagctCAAAaagtttctaataaattaatgcaaatagaAAGTTCATcttgttaaatgtataatcACTTAAGtgataatataacataaagtaaaatattttaatattattctctacatcttttatataaattttcaatttaaaagattaaagtattttttggaataaaattaaaatttattaaaaatctgaaatcgAAATTAAATCAAAGATTATAAGCAatgttttatgcatatattattattgctagTATTGTTTTTGTTGCTACAGGTTACGAAGATTCTAATATCATAAATCAAAAATTAGATTACTACAAATCAAAGTACAAAATGGAACAAATGGAGAAAACTGATAAGCCTAAAGAGACCTCCTCGccaacagaaaaaaaattcataaccGACACGTTACAAAAGGAACAAACAGGTAGGATTtcaaaaatgtagaaaatagaaaaagcaTATTTGATTCGTACAACGTATATGCGAGTatcagatattaataaatattgcaagaaaatcGCATATTGAACTATTCGAATTGAAGAAGTTCTAATTTCAAAATCAGCTTCGTCTATAACACTAGAAATGCAAGGTGCAAAAAGAGAACTTGCGTAATAAAGCATTAAGTGTTGTTGATGAATATTCTATTACGtgaacatatttttatatcgtatCCACCGATACGGCGATATCTTGAGAAAGGTCTGGCGACGTAGGTCGTTCGTAAGCAAAGTTCGTatgcaacataaaaaaaaaaaaaatgtttttgacaAGGTCAAAAGAAAATCCTTGTCGAATATCGTTTCGACTTGAAAATCATGAGATTCCATTGtcattctattttaatttaagggGAGAAAGATAATCGGCTTACGGTTTAAGAGTTGAGTGAGGCTtctttaacttaattaaacgTAACAGCATCAACAAATGCTTGAAAGTGCCGGTGGCGGACTTCTTTAGTTCTGTCCGTACCAACGAAGGGGAACGGTGCAAATTTCATATCTATCTTTCTTTCAAGCATTCACACGCAATTATCAAAACGTGAGTCTTTTCAGTTTTGTCACGggttgttaattttttactaacctttttcttttagtttatctcatttaagttaaaaagtttGATGCAAGaatgagatatatattttataactcgtaaaatctgttttttaaatacgagattgtatgtaaaataaattttacaaattataaacttaCTTTATTCTTGCATTGAAACTTGTGATTATGTTCTTCTATttgttttgaataatttatttggaattttatttcgtactttttttaatgttaatttttcctttctcattattttcagttacaggtatttttaaattcattagTAGTTTGCACTTGCGATTGGCACGTTAAACGCATAAGAAACCGAGCCAGGCATGGCGACGAAAATCAATGAGCAGGACCGCGTAATGACGAGGCAGGATAGTCAAGCGAGTGACAAGGACTGTTCCTCCGGAACGAAGGTCAAGCGCAAGTCTAGATCCGCTAGAAGACGTTTGAACGCTATGATGAGCAACGCCTCGTTTCACTTCTCCGATACGGATTCCGAGGGCGAGTTGACAATGATCACCAACAAGATCGGCAAGCTTAACCCTGCGCAAGCCTCGCAAGACAATCCGTTAATTTCCGTGACCGACGCGGAGGTCACCGCGGAGTCCAAGGCGAAGATCAACGACAATCTGGATTACCTTATAGCTGACGGCGAGGCCAAATCCCGATCACGTCGCGGTAGCTACGCGGAGAATCTCACCGACGTCGATGAGATCTACGACGAAATGGATGAGAAAGACACCAGTAGCAACTTAAATGTGATTGATAACGGCTATCAAGGGGAAACGGATATGGAGGATATGGAGGGCGACGACGACATTCAACCGACGATCTATGTCACGCCGAGATCTGATATCCTGACCGAGTTCGGTGGCGAGATGATCACGACCAAGGAAGGTGACGGACCGTTCTCCGTGGAAGTGCGAAATCGATTGTCGCGAGAAGAGGTTTCCATCGACAAGGCGGATACCGTGGCGGAGAACGTGCCAGATATGCCGAACACCGATAGCGAGGACATGGAAGGGTCCGACGATGAGACTAAATTGGATGAGGCAGCGGCTTACAATCACGTGTACGAAGAGCTCGACATCCTAGCCGCATCACAGATTGTCATGAACAACAAAATGGAAAACACCCTGCACGTTCCGGACCACGCCGACGATGCTATCAGCGATTGCCATACTGATATCGAGGATGTCGATTAAatgaagtaaaattaaaagaaaagatggatttaaaaactatttggGGCATGCGAAATGATACAGTCTTTGGAATAAAGGCCAGGAAGAATTTCCATCTCTCTGATTATGCTTAGCAAGAATTAACGTATCATTAACAGAATAACAGGATGATATTATTATGAATAACAGGAGTAAGGAGTTTTCGATCGATCGTGATCGGATAAAGTCACTAAAGTTATGCAAGTTGCATAacatcttatataaatataagaaatcttGATTCAATTAGGAGTTCTTATTTGAAAGATAAGTAGAATTTTGAAATCTCTCTGTCTGCCTTGAATAATATCAGGcaccaaaatttttttaaatcatcaggaagatataattaagttaAGCGACGCAAAGCGATTtgcaatttgttttattaacaaattgtatTAAACCCTATGGTTCTTCATATCAAACAACtagcaacttttttaaattaatttttttgtttatttctgtttttgtCCTTTCCCCGCAAAAGTTGTCCAAAAAATAATcccaaaattttttgcagcaaatgtttattttaaaaaatcataaaaaagaataaagaaaaagtattcAACAAAATtctatgtttaaatttatttaacatttttagaataaacatatttttcatgagatacatatgtatgttcGGACATTATTTGCTGGACAACTTATAAGCACTATATGTAGTTTGTTATAAATtcttacgtttttctttttgcaccgtgcctaaaatttaataaattcttaatacaACGTGATTATTCAGgcaaagtaaaatatacaatataattaatctctGGAAAGTAATAAAAGTTGTTTAGTATTATTTGAAGTAGCGTTAGTTGATCAAAGAAGTCCGCTTATAACAACTATGATATATTCGTTGCACGTCGATAAACATCGTgaacattatttgtttatttataaatccaaTAACAATACAATGCGCGTCGAAACGATTATCGACAAATTAATTCTTATGTTGTCGTTATGAAATCGATAATAACGCAATATTTGTGTACTTGTTATACTTGCAGACCGAACTGCCGTCCTCAACATTATCATAGACAACCGTATGggatattaatacaaaagaGTATGTCTCCGCAGTCTAGAGAAATTTTCCGATATAAAcaaatacacatacatatattatatatatacatatataattataattatatgatataatatgtaaatacgtATATAGACAATTAATACTCAATGagtgttttcttttcttgacaataatattgtttttaagatCAAGTCGTTGTACGTGCaagaatagaaaaattcaTTTCGTACTtgcgaattatatttttgatggaTACAActacaattacaattataattccaattacaattacaattataattccAATTATGTCATGCATATAATAAGTTTAAAgatacaacaaaaataatagttatagcaatattacatacattcaAAACTTGCTAAGTTGtactttttaatgaattaaagcTGTCGaatataaaacagaataaGTCCATTTCTttgtattacataaattattattattattcgttttTCTTTCAGTTAAGAGACCAAAAGAATTATATCAATCTGATAAGAATTATAtcatctataaaaaaaaaaaaaacaattttagtAGCATTAGTAAGATTAGATTTGCGCATTAGTAAGATTAGAAGCGCTTTATCTCGAGATTCGAGTTAATGGACTGCTGTTTTGCATTTTGCGGCTTCGACACATCTTGGCTCTAGTGCATCTTGTACCTGCCACGACtgtagaaaagaaaagaaaatgagaaagaaagatgaaGGATTTGCGCTACGGAAGTTCTCGATCGCCAGATCTCGctgtgaataaaaaaaaagaacaattgtaaagagaaatAGACACGATGTATCGCAGTCATTATAACAACATgcttaataaaaagtaatgtgAACATAATTCTTGGTTGTTCTAGATGCCGCTATCCACGAATCCTTTGCACAAAAAGCGGCTTGTCCCCTAGAATCCGTAGATGCTAGTTATCCCAATAAAGTAGGCGCCGGTCAGTTGGAACCGGATCTGTCGCCCGATCTCGAAAGGCAGACGTACTCGGAGAAGCGTAAATTCTGGGAGGATATCTCGAGGAAACGCGAAAACTACCAGCGTTCCGAATCCGAGATCTCGAGGACCTCTCAGTTGACCATTAACGAGAGCGATAGCGAGTGCCTGCCGAATGTCGTGTCCGAGGAGGGTGACGGGACAACGGAGGGTATGTCGGACGTCATAAGATCGGAGACCATCGAGGACATCAATGTGCCAGATATCTCGGAGTGTTCGGTGGCGGAAAAAGCGCATTACTTTGAGGAGCAAATACAGAAGGAGATGGCGAAGGGAACACCGAAAGTGCAACAAGACTCTTCCAAGTCTGAAAAAGACAAGTCTCTCAAAGGCAAGTCGATCGACGAGCAGAAAAGTCGCGCGGAAAAGAGTACGGTGGAAATGACAAAGGAGAAGATTGATATTCAGGAAAAACATGTGGCGGAagcgagagagatagagaagaTTTTGAAGGCTGCTACAGAGAGCGATAAATGGACGAAGGAGCCGTGGAAGgataaaaggaaaaaggaCGACGACAAAGAAGTGCGTGAAGAAGTTCAAAAGATAACAACTCAGCCGATGATGGAGATTTGCAAGGAATTATTGAATAAGGAAAGAGAACTTGCTGAGGAAACGCACATGAAGCCTGATACATCGACACACATCGTGCAAGAAGAGGAACGACCGGAAACGTCATTGAGCAAGGAGAAGTTGGCCGGAAAGCAAACGACAACGAAGGAAACAACAATCACCTATAAGATACAAAAAGACGGAACTCAAATGCAGGAGCAGATCCACAAATCGATGCAAATCAAAGATGCGAGTGGTAAATCAGTTCCAGAAGTTAGCGTAGaaacaaagatatttaaagaGAGTTTACCAGATATCATGTACAAAGTGCAAACTATGGGCGACGTTGAGAGATCACGAACGGACATTAGGACCGAATCGTTTCCTTTGGATGATAAAAAGGAGATCGAGCAATTCCTCGAAGAGGAAAGACGAATCATCGAAGAAGAGGCGGCAAAAAAGATGATGGCTGGTATTAGTCTCGACAAGGAGAGAAAATCCACTGTTGACACAGATGTCAAACAGATGAAGAAAGAATCACGCATTCCGATTTCCACTGCAATGGCTGAGAAGGATAAAAGtcagaaagaaggaaaaggcAAAGTAGAGAAACCTGAGGAGAAATCTGAGGAGAGACCGGTAAAAAGTACTCTAATCgcggagaaagaaaaggaCGTTGCCTCGCCATCCAGCAAGAAGAAGGAATTTGAATCCCGTATACCTAAACGTATCATGGAAGGGGCAAAGGATAAAGAAGGAGCAAAGAAAGATTTGCCGGGACAAAAAGATGGCGAGACCATCACTATCACCGAGAGGAAATCCAGCGAGGAGGTTACTTCGCGGCACGAGGAACGCTCGACCACGAAGAGTAAGACGCAGACTTTTTCCAAAACCTTCACCGACGCGCAGGGCGCGTTTAAGATGTTCGAGGACATAAGTGCGATGAGAGACAAGGATTTCGATACGGTTACTTCGAAGATTGACACAAAGGCTACAAGTAAGGTGGAGAAGAAGGAGGTGTTTTCGTCGGAAATCTCCAGCGGCGcggataaatttataactcatgaggagaaggagaaagtgGAACGGAAAAAATCCTCGGAGTCTAAGCTGACTAAGGAGTCATCGGCTGAGacgaaagaggagaaaaagcGCAAGAGCGAAGAGGTGGATAAGACCGCTGTGCAGAAGATGTCAATGAACGTGATGGAAGGTAAGGAAGTGATAGACGCGAGCGCTTCTGAGTCCAGAGCGAAGAGTGAAAaggaagaattatttaaactgCTAGAGGACAGCGAGGGAACCGCGACGAAAAAATCTGGAACTAGTAGGGACAGGCAAAGCGACGTGGATGTGGCGATTAGGATCAAGAGGGATGACGCAAAAAAAGTAGAGGATGTTAAGGAATTGCCTAAAACAGCTAAAGTCGAAGGAATAGACTTGGAAAAGGTTGAAATGGTCGCTAAAGGACAATCTTACAGAGAGAGCTTGGAGAGTTTTAAGGATGAGCAATTTGTACCTAGTCAAAGGGACAAGACAAGGGATTCgactgaaaaaattaaaaaagacgAACAACTTTCGAGCAGAGAAGCTCCGATATCTTTGGAGAAGAAAGAACAATTAATCGCCAAAGAAATCGAAGCGCGGAATATAGCGGAGGGTCTGATACAGTCGATTGAGAGTGAAATTGAGAGAAGATCCTCGACGTCGGGATTGAAATCGCAGATGTTGAGTAAAGAATATTTAGATCAGTTGATGTCTGAGAGCAGCGATACTGATCATGAGAAACTGGCAGACGACCTAACGAAAAAATTCGAAAGCATTATGCAGAAGGACGAACAATTGATGGATCATCCGATTGCGCGCTCGAAAATGTCCATACAAGAAGAAATATTCGAGAAAGAATACAGAGACAGTATAAGCGAGGACATAACAAAAGATGAGGAATCGTCAGCGCATGATCGAGAGGAAAGTTTACAGTCATCTTCGCAAGTGAAACTCCAAGACAGAGACATTACTATAAGCCCGAGCAGTATATCCGAGCAGATTGATCTTGAAGAAACTATCGACGTTGATACTGGTGAACTAGAGGATATATCTAAGCCTACGATCAGTCCACAATCCGAGAAACTTCGTTCGGACAGATCGAGCGGTCATATTGAGCCACTTCAGAGGGATATAAGCGATACTCTCTCAAAAGACAAGGTAGTGTCGGAGATTTCGGGTGCTAGAGTGCTAGAGATCTTGGAACCAGGTATAGACAGTCGACAGGACTCGTTCGACGTGCCGTCCTTGGAGTTAGACGAGCACAAAGTATCCGAACAGACTAGCAGGGACGTAGCTTCCTTACACGAGAGTGTGGCTGTAGATTCTTTGGACAAAATCGCTCAGGAGAAAGACGTGACTGTCAGTTCTAGCACAGTGTCCGAGGACGCTGTGTATCCTCCGGCTCACGAGCGTGTTTCATCGAGAGAATACGACGCAGGGGATAGACGAAGGGCGGACAGTTTCGAAATCGAGAGCCCGCCGTTGGTCTCACCGAGGGTGAAAAATGTACGCGATCTGGAGATCAAGCCGGTGGACTGGATGATCGGCGATGAGAAGATTGAGATATCAGAAACGCTACAGCCCTCTCAGGTGTTCAATCAGGAGCTGGAAGAATACGAATCGTCCTTACAACGTGCCCGCACTTCCTCGCAGGATGAATCCGTGGACTTGGAACAAGAGTCCGTGACTAAGTCTTCGGAGGAGATCAGTGTGATTGAATCGATCAAAGAATCGATTGCCAGTGATGTTAACGTGGCTGTAACGACTACTACGACGAAGGTAACAAAATTTACCGTGACTCCGGTGACCGAGCCGGACTTCGAAAGCGAActgatagaaaataaattagatatttcttGTCAAGAGTTGATCGACACTCTGCAACGGGAATACGACGCCAAGACGCCGACGGACGAATACGCGGCTAGGATACGACAATCGATACCTCGTGAAGATTTTGACTGGGAAACGAGTATTACCGAAGCCGTTACGGAAATGATACCTATGAAAGAGGAGGAAGTGAAAGATTTAACTGTGGAAACTAAAGCTCCGGAAACAAGCAAAGAAACTTTCCAAAGAGACATTACTGCGGATAAAGTATCtacaatgaagaaagaaaaagtggATGTTATGCAGCATTTTGTAGCTGAAGAAACACGAAAACAGGAAAAACTTGAAGCTACCGATAAGACAATAAAAGAGTCAGAAGCCACGAAAGAAGGATCAGAACTACCGAAGTGCGCGAGAGTTGATGACGTGCTAAAAGAATGGACGGAGACTTATTTGGCGAAGATCAAACCTCCCAGTGAGGAATATAAACGACATATGGAAAAAACCACCGACAAGCACGACAAGCCTAGCAAATCGACGACTGCTCCTTCCGATACTTGTGccttgaaaataaagaaagatgatCTCCAGAGCGTCGATTTGAGCGCGCGATACGCGATAACGGTGCTCGATCAAGtggtgaaaaaagaaattgccgAGGTGAAAGAGTCCTTGGAAGCCGCTAAACAGGACTTGATAGAAGAGTTGAGCGAGAATAATCAGACCGTGTTTCAGATCAAAGATTCACCTTCAGAGTTTCAGTTCAAACTCCAACCGGAATCCATTCCAAACGATTTGCCGTTTTTATACAGACCACCGTCCATTGAACATGTTCCTGCGGAGGTTGAACCGGAAACCGAAACTGAAATTACTGCATACAGCGAACCGTCAATTGTGGAAGCTCAAAAATTTGATGAAGCAAAGCAGGAAGACACGAAAGACACCGTCGATGATAAACTATCTGTCCAAGCAACTGCTATCACTAAAGACATTCCAGCCAGTACAGTTAAAGCACCTGAAATCGATATCGAGAAgcacgaagaagaagaaaccgTAATAACCGTTGAAGAACAActggaggaagaagaggagggtCGTCCCAGTCCGCTTCCCATCAGTAGATCGTCAGACGTCGGTTCGGACATGGATGGAAGGGACGACAGCTACTCTTTGGCACCGCCCCAACCGGCACCCAGAAAACGTCAGAAACCGGCCAGAATATCGAAGAGAGTTAAGACCTCGGAGAGCGATGTCTCGAGTTCTGGCGAGAGCAGCAACTATCAGTCCTGTGACTATGAAGTTGGTAGCGGAAGCAGACCCAGTTCGTCCGACGTCGAGGCGATGCAGTCCGCCGCGGGTGGCGTACAATCCGGAACCGCTTCGGAGTACGAGACGGCGATGATGTCTGTCGAACATGAGGCAACGTCGAAGACACTACCAACATCGCAAGAGTATCAGACTGCAGCGAGTACATTGAGTTCTCACGAATCCATGAAGTCCTTGAATTCTCTTAGTTCGGGCCATCTCGGCAGCATTGACAGTACCAGCGAACTGTCAGAGACCCTGGTACCTTCGGAGGAAGCCGACGTAGATGCGGACGAGATAGATGAGAACCTGGAAAGCGCGTTGGACGCGGATCAGGAGATGGCCGAGGCGTCAGACTCTTCCGGTAGTGAAGAAATACCAATGGACGATGCCATGGACAAAATCGACAGTCATATACCGTGTCGTATGAAGCGTTCGTCCGAGATGATTTTCCAACAGATCATAGACGACAGCGTCAATATGGAGGCAGAGTCCATGGGCGAAGTGTTGGAAGAGGATCAGGTCAGAGTCGCGGACTCAGCCACTTCCGTCTCCATGGATGCGCCCGGGGTTCTTCAATCCGTGGACATAATGACGTCGCGGGTATCCGAGGACGGGATTCAGAGCGTATGCA
Coding sequences:
- the LOC139810763 gene encoding uncharacterized protein isoform X3, whose product is MVTDNTSQADDTTAFLRAARSGNLEKVVEFLDTDLDINTANSNGLNALHLASKDGHVEIVTELLKRGAKVDAATKKGNTALHIASLAGQCEIVNILIQYGAEVNIQSQNGFTPLYMAAQENHDQVVKLLLNNGANQSLATEDGFTPLAVAMQQGHDKVVSVLLENDSKGKVRLPALHIAAKKDDCKAADLLLQNDHKPDVTSKSGFTPLHIAAHYGNEEIARLLIKRGADVNYLAKHNISPLHVAAKWGKNNMVKILLENSAQIDAKTRDGLTPLHCAARSGHEQVVSTLLEHSAPISARTKNGLAPLHMASQGDHVDAARVLLYHRAPVDEVTIDYLTSLHVAAHCGHVRVAKLLLDRKADPNARALNGFTPLHIACKKNRIKVVELLLKHGASIESTTESGLTPLHVASFMGCMNIVIFLLQHEANPDVPTVRGETPLHLAARANQTDIIRILLRNGAKVDARAREQQTPLHIASRLGNIDIVMLLLQHGAAVDTATKDMYTALHIAAKEGQEEQVAAILVENNASLKAATKNGFTPLHIAAKYGNMNVANILLQKESKLDVQGKNDITPLHLACHYDHPNVATLLLEKGASPHLASQNGHTPLHIAARKNQMDIASTLLESGANANAESKAGFTPLHLSAQKGHYDMTNLLIEHGANPNHKAKNGLTALHLCAQEDFIRVASILVKNGADVESQTETGYRPIHVAAHFGNLSMIRFLLKHNATIDVRTNQNYTPLHQAAQQGHAHIVSALLEGNASHKARTNDGLTALNIAQKLGYISVMEVLKGLPYDSMTPDNKNWEEKYKVIAPESLQETSFMSDSEDEGGSDALISEQPYRYLTADLMKSLRDDSLPIDVTRDDPVHRQVTKEEKQEFTQSNNYCLAENFDNDGLNLGKLHFRSFLISFLVDARGGAMRGCRHSGVRIIVPPRRATMPIRVTCRLVKANKVANPPPLMEGEALATRIIEMGPVSARFLGPVLIDIPHFASVHGKEREIIILRSENGETWKEHDNSVDNDDTLLNTPYDPQMSVAHSGRITRIITTDFPQYFAIVTRIKQEVHVIGAEGCILLSSVANHVQAVFPPGALTKKIKVGLQAHVIPAELTAKLLGNCVAVSPVITIEPRRRKFHKPITLTIPVPQAANKGMINQYGGETPTLRLLCSIAGGTNESQWEDVTGSTPLTFMNDRVSFTTTVSARFWLMDCRNIGAVPKMATELYEASLHVPYITNFIIYSKRMDVLEATLRILCMTDGKEGMHTLERQEEFTEIVKSRDVEALDGKDLYIEFSGNLVPVTKSGMQLKFTFRAFRQNRLSFHVKVKDPLVDPVARMLFMREPKVAKGEPPQQPVCVLNIVLPETIVKHDIQKRLKGYEDSNIINQKLDYYKSKYKMEQMEKTDKPKETSSPTEKKFITDTLQKEQTDAAIHESFAQKAACPLESVDASYPNKVGAGQLEPDLSPDLERQTYSEKRKFWEDISRKRENYQRSESEISRTSQLTINESDSECLPNVVSEEGDGTTEGMSDVIRSETIEDINVPDISECSVAEKAHYFEEQIQKEMAKGTPKVQQDSSKSEKDKSLKGKSIDEQKSRAEKSTVEMTKEKIDIQEKHVAEAREIEKILKAATESDKWTKEPWKDKRKKDDDKEVREEVQKITTQPMMEICKELLNKERELAEETHMKPDTSTHIVQEEERPETSLSKEKLAGKQTTTKETTITYKIQKDGTQMQEQIHKSMQIKDASGKSVPEVSVETKIFKESLPDIMYKVQTMGDVERSRTDIRTESFPLDDKKEIEQFLEEERRIIEEEAAKKMMAGISLDKERKSTVDTDVKQMKKESRIPISTAMAEKDKSQKEGKGKVEKPEEKSEERPVKSTLIAEKEKDVASPSSKKKEFESRIPKRIMEGAKDKEGAKKDLPGQKDGETITITERKSSEEVTSRHEERSTTKSKTQTFSKTFTDAQGAFKMFEDISAMRDKDFDTVTSKIDTKATSKVEKKEVFSSEISSGADKFITHEEKEKVERKKSSESKLTKESSAETKEEKKRKSEEVDKTAVQKMSMNVMEGKEVIDASASESRAKSEKEELFKLLEDSEGTATKKSGTSRDRQSDVDVAIRIKRDDAKKVEDVKELPKTAKVEGIDLEKVEMVAKGQSYRESLESFKDEQFVPSQRDKTRDSTEKIKKDEQLSSREAPISLEKKEQLIAKEIEARNIAEGLIQSIESEIERRSSTSGLKSQMLSKEYLDQLMSESSDTDHEKLADDLTKKFESIMQKDEQLMDHPIARSKMSIQEEIFEKEYRDSISEDITKDEESSAHDREESLQSSSQVKLQDRDITISPSSISEQIDLEETIDVDTGELEDISKPTISPQSEKLRSDRSSGHIEPLQRDISDTLSKDKVVSEISGARVLEILEPGIDSRQDSFDVPSLELDEHKVSEQTSRDVASLHESVAVDSLDKIAQEKDVTVSSSTVSEDAVYPPAHERVSSREYDAGDRRRADSFEIESPPLVSPRVKNVRDLEIKPVDWMIGDEKIEISETLQPSQVFNQELEEYESSLQRARTSSQDESVDLEQESVTKSSEEISVIESIKESIASDVNVAVTTTTTKVTKFTVTPVTEPDFESELIENKLDISCQELIDTLQREYDAKTPTDEYAARIRQSIPREDFDWETSITEAVTEMIPMKEEEVKDLTVETKAPETSKETFQRDITADKVSTMKKEKVDVMQHFVAEETRKQEKLEATDKTIKESEATKEGSELPKCARVDDVLKEWTETYLAKIKPPSEEYKRHMEKTTDKHDKPSKSTTAPSDTCALKIKKDDLQSVDLSARYAITVLDQVVKKEIAEVKESLEAAKQDLIEELSENNQTVFQIKDSPSEFQFKLQPESIPNDLPFLYRPPSIEHVPAEVEPETETEITAYSEPSIVEAQKFDEAKQEDTKDTVDDKLSVQATAITKDIPASTVKAPEIDIEKHEEEETVITVEEQLEEEEEGRPSPLPISRSSDVGSDMDGRDDSYSLAPPQPAPRKRQKPARISKRVKTSESDVSSSGESSNYQSCDYEVGSGSRPSSSDVEAMQSAAGGVQSGTASEYETAMMSVEHEATSKTLPTSQEYQTAASTLSSHESMKSLNSLSSGHLGSIDSTSELSETLVPSEEADVDADEIDENLESALDADQEMAEASDSSGSEEIPMDDAMDKIDSHIPCRMKRSSEMIFQQIIDDSVNMEAESMGEVLEEDQVRVADSATSVSMDAPGVLQSVDIMTSRVSEDGIQSVCTQVISTRVARPSDSEELEEEKVEGLELQRDTKLEEEKDADTTDVERVASLEQRSDHEMAGDEGLEPMTSVHSMLQQASMSLSSASGMSFDTVVENVTDKDKSERHSPDSDSFELVDKPDIMDDFVVIEEVGREAEEFDAEGKSIRISSVPQTTSKQYDRDLENLIAKTKEDTQVSTSQASRNNDLFDFETEESPPQASNDDQSQSYSDEEQYENKKWIEMQFHADARVYDIEYDRGPLEDIKEEEVTDFEAGSSRLGSLGSHKESIGSVGSMRGSFGSTPDYDVLGKKYFTKPTDHDTVSLTSLQEFEHLESTVAAENARKLQSGSQDSSSNGSLPRRYVTSRSGHGDDVSLSSLKDFEGLEKACREAHLMEVRAREEEELLEHESPENKYKFENLPRSRAETSAAGSVNPSTSGSDDYEKRIKEIDEIIRIAQSNVEKLERQDDTTEDISQIEGTDAERVSAQPISEILPEETEELDEARAAAQKESNIMETSTDSLELEDTEKKYHPLCRSSDSLEMKTTLDLPSLSSDSLNNIKDTKETPETAEQYGARRISSDSLEMPLLEQHDVGASERSSGSNGRHAEEETAVDRSVGRTSSTGTRSDKMKTSPSSGT